One Manihot esculenta cultivar AM560-2 chromosome 6, M.esculenta_v8, whole genome shotgun sequence DNA segment encodes these proteins:
- the LOC110616832 gene encoding protein kinase PINOID — translation MFESSHRYSSDGYLSFKTTNSSDSSMSSESCSSYSRLSFDIVTLRSSPENLSLKPHRASDLAYSAIRSATFRRKSGLTFRDFHLIRRIGSGDIGTVYLCRLAREHNKNYSKENDDEYEEEEEDERDQLCFYAMKVVDQEALAVKKKLHRADMEKKILKMLDHPFLPTLYAEFEASHFSCIVMEYCSGGDLHSLRHRQPQKRFSLSSARFYAAEVLVALEYLHMLGIIYRDLKPENVLVRSDGHIMLSDFDLSLCSDAVPAVESPSFSPDSTSPSALPYTRSHSNKTFSCLLNRLFRSKKIQTLSPNRLFVAEPVAARSCSFVGTHEYVAPEVASGGSHGNAVDWWAMGIFIYELIYGRTPFAAPSNELTLRNIVEKPLSFPTHCAYSSLELHARDLISGLLNKDPSSRIGSKRGSADVKAHPFFKGLNFALIRTAIPPEIPGLRKQRTAKFYEEKPKSTAFDYF, via the exons CCTGAAAACCTCTCCCTCAAGCCCCATCGCGCGTCTGACTTGGCCTACTCTGCCATCCGCTCCGCTACCTTCCGCCGCAAGTCTGGCCTCACCTTCCGTGACTTTCACCTCATCCGCCGCATCGGCTCCGGCGATATCGGTACTGTATATCTCTGCCGCCTTGCAAGAGAGCATAACAAGAACTATAGCAAGGAAAATGATGATGAAtacgaggaggaggaggaggatgagCGCGATCAGTTGTGCTTTTATGCTATGAAGGTAGTGGACCAGGAGGCCTTGGCAGTGAAAAAGAAGTTGCATAGGGCAGATATGGAGAAGAAGATCTTGAAAATGCTAGATCATCCATTTTTGCCCACTTTGTACGCAGAGTTTGAGGCGTCGCATTTCTCTTGCATTGTAATGGAGTACTGTTCTGGCGGTGACTTGCATTCTTTGAGACATAGGCAGCCTCAGAAACGCTTCTCTCTCAGCTCTGCAAG GTTTTATGCAGCGGAGGTTCTTGTAGCTTTAGAATACCTTCACATGCTGGGAATCATCTACAGAGACCTAAAGCCTGAAAACGTTTTAGTCAGATCGGATGGTCACATCATGCTCTCAGATTTTGACCTCTCATTGTGCTCGGATGCAGTCCCAGCCGTTGAATCTCCATCCTTTTCCCCTGATTCTACTTCTCCATCTGCCTTACCCTATACTCGATCACACTCTAACAAGACCTTCTCTTGCCTCCTCAACCGGCTCTTCCGATCCAAGAAAATCCAAACCTTGAGCCCCAACCGGTTATTTGTTGCCGAGCCGGTTGCCGCGCGGTCTTGCTCTTTCGTTGGTACCCACGAGTATGTGGCCCCGGAAGTTGCCTCTGGTGGTTCCCATGGGAACGCGGTTGACTGGTGGGCGATGGGAATTTTTATCTACGAGCTCATTTATGGACGCACGCCGTTTGCAGCTCCATCAAATGAGCTCACGCTGCGTAACATTGTGGAGAAGCCCTTGAGTTTCCCAACCCATTGCGCATACTCATCGCTTGAGCTCCACGCGCGAGATCTGATATCAGGGCTGTTGAATAAAGATCCGAGTAGTAGAATCGGGTCGAAGCGGGGATCTGCCGACGTGAAAGCCCACCCATTTTTTAAAGGCCTCAATTTCGCACTGATAAGGACGGCGATACCCCCTGAGATTCCGGGGTTACGAAAGCAAAGAACGGCAAAGTTTTATGAAGAGAAGCCTAAATCAACGGCGTTTGATTACTTTTAA